In the genome of Francisella salimarina, one region contains:
- the rpsT gene encoding 30S ribosomal protein S20 — protein MANSKQAKKRIIQAERNRQHNVARRSMMRTFLKKAAYAIEKGDVEAAKENFAKVVPILDKYASKGLIHKNKAARHKSRLSAKIKALSTAA, from the coding sequence TTGGCTAACTCAAAACAAGCAAAAAAGAGAATTATTCAAGCTGAAAGAAATCGTCAACACAACGTTGCACGTCGTTCTATGATGAGAACTTTCTTAAAGAAAGCTGCTTATGCGATCGAGAAAGGTGATGTTGAAGCTGCTAAAGAGAACTTCGCAAAAGTAGTTCCTATTTTAGATAAATACGCTTCTAAAGGTCTAATCCATAAAAACAAAGCTGCTAGACATAAGTCTCGTCTAAGTGCTAAGATCAAAGCTCTTTCTACAGCTGCTTAA
- the lepA gene encoding translation elongation factor 4: protein MKNIRNFSIIAHIDHGKSTLSDRFIQVCNGLTEREMKEQVLDSMDIERERGITIKAQSVTLDYVARDGQTYQLNFIDTPGHVDFSYEVSRSLAACEGALLVVDAAQGVEAQTVANCYTAIDQDLEVIPILNKIDLPSAEPDRVAEEIEEIIGIDATGATTCSAKTGIGVEDVLETIVAKVPAPEGDVNAKLQALIIDSWFDNYLGVVSLVRIKNGTLKKGEKFKVMSTGVSYQADRVGVFTPKMKDLDHLKAGEVGFIIAGIKDIHGAPVGDTLTHTHNPTDKPVPGFKKVQPQVYAGMFTISSDDYPDFREALDKLSLNDASLFFEPEVSQALGFGFRCGFLGMLHMEIIQERLEREYNLDLITSAPTVVYKAIKKDGETIEVDNPSKLPEPGAIAEIHEPIVRANILVPKDYVGSVITICVEKRGVQVDLNYVGNQVSITYDLPMIEVVSDFFDTLKSVTKGYGSLDYELIRYEAANMVRLDVLINGDKVDALASIVHKDQAKYKGRELVERLKELIPRQMFEVAIQAAIGGTIVARSTVKALRKNVLAKCYGGDVSRKKKLLEKQKEGKKRMKNIGSVEIPQEAFLSVLKK from the coding sequence ATGAAAAATATCAGAAACTTTTCGATAATTGCACATATTGATCATGGTAAGTCTACTCTTTCAGATAGATTTATACAGGTGTGTAATGGTTTGACTGAGCGTGAAATGAAAGAGCAAGTCCTAGACTCTATGGATATAGAAAGAGAGCGTGGAATCACTATCAAAGCACAATCTGTAACTTTAGATTATGTAGCTAGGGATGGTCAAACATATCAGCTTAACTTTATTGATACTCCTGGGCATGTTGATTTCTCTTATGAGGTATCGCGTTCATTAGCTGCCTGTGAAGGTGCCTTGCTGGTGGTGGATGCAGCACAAGGTGTTGAAGCTCAGACAGTAGCTAACTGCTACACAGCTATTGATCAGGATTTAGAGGTTATACCAATTTTAAATAAGATTGACTTACCATCTGCAGAGCCTGATAGAGTCGCAGAAGAGATTGAAGAAATAATAGGTATCGATGCTACTGGAGCAACTACATGTAGTGCTAAAACAGGTATAGGTGTTGAAGATGTTTTAGAGACAATTGTTGCTAAAGTCCCAGCACCAGAGGGTGATGTTAATGCAAAGCTGCAAGCTCTAATAATAGATTCATGGTTTGATAATTATCTAGGTGTTGTTTCTCTTGTGAGGATTAAAAACGGAACTCTTAAGAAAGGTGAGAAATTTAAAGTTATGTCAACTGGAGTTTCTTATCAAGCTGATAGAGTTGGGGTATTTACTCCAAAGATGAAAGATCTAGATCACTTGAAAGCTGGTGAGGTTGGTTTTATTATAGCAGGTATTAAAGATATTCATGGAGCTCCTGTAGGTGATACTCTAACTCATACGCATAATCCAACTGATAAACCTGTTCCAGGATTTAAAAAAGTCCAGCCACAAGTTTATGCAGGGATGTTTACTATAAGCTCAGATGATTATCCTGATTTTAGAGAGGCATTAGATAAGCTAAGTTTAAATGACGCTTCACTGTTTTTCGAGCCAGAAGTTTCACAAGCATTAGGATTTGGCTTTAGATGTGGCTTCCTAGGAATGCTACATATGGAAATTATTCAAGAGAGGCTTGAAAGAGAATATAATCTTGATTTAATTACTTCAGCACCAACAGTTGTCTATAAGGCAATCAAGAAAGATGGTGAAACTATAGAAGTAGATAATCCATCAAAATTGCCAGAGCCAGGTGCAATAGCAGAAATACATGAGCCAATTGTAAGAGCGAATATTCTTGTGCCAAAAGACTATGTTGGTAGCGTAATTACAATATGTGTTGAAAAAAGAGGAGTACAAGTCGATCTTAACTATGTTGGTAACCAAGTGTCTATAACTTACGATTTACCAATGATTGAGGTGGTGTCTGATTTCTTTGATACTCTCAAATCTGTTACGAAGGGTTATGGTTCATTGGATTACGAGCTAATTCGCTATGAAGCAGCAAATATGGTTAGGCTAGATGTGCTTATAAATGGAGATAAAGTTGACGCATTAGCAAGTATAGTTCATAAAGATCAAGCAAAGTACAAAGGTAGAGAACTTGTTGAGCGCCTTAAAGAGCTAATTCCAAGACAAATGTTTGAAGTAGCAATTCAAGCAGCTATAGGTGGGACTATTGTTGCCAGAAGTACAGTTAAAGCATTGCGTAAGAACGTTTTAGCAAAGTGTTATGGTGGTGATGTTTCGCGTAAGAAAAAATTACTAGAAAAGCAAAAAGAAGGTAAAAAGAGAATGAAAAATATTGGTTCTGTTGAAATTCCTCAAGAAGCTTTCTTGTCAGTTTTGAAGAAATAG